One Ricinus communis isolate WT05 ecotype wild-type chromosome 1, ASM1957865v1, whole genome shotgun sequence DNA window includes the following coding sequences:
- the LOC8286563 gene encoding oligopeptide transporter 6, whose protein sequence is MASVNSQVAALKMEKVEEEQEEECPIKQVELTVPKTDDPDMPVLTFRMWVLGISACVILSAVNQFFWYRKQPMFLSAISAQIAVVPLGHSLARTLPTRLYFQGTKWEFTMNPGPFNVKEHVLITIFANSGAGTVYATHVLSAVKLFYKRKLTFLPSLIVMITTQVVGFGWAGLFRRYLVEPGEIWWPANMVQVSLFSAHACMFVYCVLIKLELVSNLHGYIITAGLYEKDKRAKGGITRTQFFLIVLVSSFCYYVLPGYLVQILTSFSWICWIAPKSVIVQQLGSGLEGLGIGAIGFDWSTVSAYLGSPLASPWFATANIAVGFSLVMYVLIPISYWGNVYNAKTFPIFSSSLFQGNGEEYDIHSIVDSKFHLDKNAYASSGPVHLSTFFAMTYGAGFAALAATFMHVLLFNGSDLWMQSKMALRGKRKMDIHTRLMKKYKSVPLWWFIVIAIINIAAIIITCEYYNESLQLRWWGVLLACGISLFFTLPIGIIFATTNQAPGLNIITEYIIGYINPGLPVANMCFKVYGYISMTQALTFLQDFKLGHYMKIPPRSMFMAQVVGTILSVLVYLLTAWGMMDAIPNLCDKAQLPKGSPWTCPMDKVFFDASVIWGLLGPRRIFGNLGEYGMINWFFLGGAIAPLLVWLAHKAFPSQKWIRLIHMPVLIGSTGLMPPATAVNYTSWLILGFLSGYVFYRYRPGLWKRYNYVLSGGLDAGTAFITLLIFFSLNYWGVIFNWWGTNDEGCPLASCPTAKGVFKDGCPVV, encoded by the exons ATGGCTAGCGTGAATTCTCAGGTTGCAGCTCTGAAAATGGAGAAGGTTGAGGaggaacaagaagaagaatgcCCCATAAAACAAGTGGAGCTAACTGTACCAAAAACTGATGACCCTGACATGCCAGTTTTGACATTTAGGATGTGGGTTTTGGGTATATCTGCATGTGTGATATTATCTGCCGTGAATCAGTTCTTTTGGTATAGGAAACAACCCATGTTTCTTTCAGCCATATCTGCTCAGATTGCTGTTGTGCCTTTAGGACATTCACTGGCAAGAACACTGCCTACTAGATTATACTTTCAGGGCACGAAATGGGAGTTTACTATGAATCCAGGACCTTTTAATGTGAAGGAGCATGTTCTCATTACTATCTTTGCTAATTCTGGCGCTGGAACTGTTTATGCTACTCATGTTCTCAGTGCTGTTAAGTTGTTTTATAAGAGAAAACTCACTTTCCTCCCTTCCTTAATTGTTATGATCACTACTCAG GTGGTGGGTTTTGGCTGGGCTGGACTTTTCCGAAGATATCTAGTAGAGCCGGGGGAAATATGGTGGCCGGCCAATATGGTTCAAGTCTCATTATTCag CGCACACGCGTGCATGTTTGTGTATTGTGTATTAATCAAATTGGAGTTGGTATCTAATTTACATGGATATATCATCACTGCAGGGCTCTACGAGAAAGACAAAAGAGCAAAAGGAGGGATAACTCGAACCCAGTTCTTCCTCATTGTCCTGGTCTCCAGCTTTTGTTACTATGTCCTTCCTGGGTATCTTGTGCAAATTCTAACATCTTTCTCTTGGATCTGTTGGATTGCTCCTAAATCTGTTATTGTTCAGCAACTGGGTTCAGGCCTAGAAGGTCTTGGCATTGGTGCTATAGGGTTCGACTGGTCCACAGTTTCTGCATATCTTGGTAGTCCACTTGCTAGTCCATGGTTTGCTACTGCAAATATTGCGGTTGGTTTCTCTCTGGTTATGTATGTTTTAATACCCATCAGTTACTGGGGTAATGTCTACAATGCCAAAACCTTCCCAATATTTTCTAGTAGTCTTTTCCAAGGAAATGGTGAAGAATACGACATCCACAGTATTGTGGATTCCAAGTTTCATCTCGATAAAAATGCGTATGCGAGCTCTGGGCCTGTGCATCTCAGCACTTTCTTTGCTATGACCTATGGTGCTGGATTTGCAGCTCTTGCTGCCACATTTATGCATGTACTTCTGTTTAATGGAAG TGACCTCTGGATGCAAAGCAAAATGGCATTGCggggaaaaaggaaaatggaTATACATACAAGGCTCATGAAGAAATACAAATCGGTTCCTTTGTGGTGGTTTATTGTCATCGCCATCATAAACATTGCTGCTATAATCATAACTTGCGAGTACTACAACGAGTCGCTTCAATTGCGCTGGTGGGGCGTGTTGCTAGCCTGTGGAATATCCCTATTCTTCACTCTCCCAATAGGAATAATATTTGCCACCACAAACCAG GCACCAGGCTTGAACATCATTACAGAATATATAATTGGGTATATAAATCCAGGGCTTCCTGTTGCCAATATGTGTTTCAAGGTATATGGATATATCAGCATGACTCAAGCTCTGACCTTCCTACAAgactttaagcttggccactACATGAAGATTCCACCAAGGTCGATGTTCATGGCCCAG GTTGTAGGAACAATTCTGTCAGTGTTGGTATACCTACTAACTGCATGGGGAATGATGGATGCAATCCCGAATCTCTGTGACAAAGCACAACTTCCCAAGGGTAGTCCGTGGACATGCCCGATGGATAAGGTGTTCTTTGATGCCTCTGTTATATGGGGGCTTCTCGGCCCCCGGAGGATCTTTGGGAACCTTGGTGAATATGGAATGATAAATTGGTTCTTCCTTGGTGGAGCCATAGCCCCACTCTTAGTCTGGCTTGCCCACAAGGCTTTTCCGAGCCAGAAATGGATTCGTCTTATTCACATGCCTGTACTGATAGGTTCCACAGGACTAATGCCCCCAGCTACTGCTGTGAACTACACTAGTTGGTTAATTCTTGGATTTTTATCCGGCTACGTGTTCTATCGGTACCGTCCAGGATTATGGAAACGCTATAATTATGTTCTCTCAGGCGGGCTTGATGCTGGGACGGCCTTTATAacattattgatatttttcaGTTTGAATTACTGGGGTGTCATTTTCAACTGGTGGGGAACCAACGATGAAGGGTGCCCATTGGCTTCCTGTCCAACAGCCAAAGGTGTTTTCAAGGATGGTTGCCCGGTTGTCTAG